In Nicotiana tabacum cultivar K326 chromosome 2, ASM71507v2, whole genome shotgun sequence, the following proteins share a genomic window:
- the LOC142166775 gene encoding uncharacterized protein LOC142166775, with amino-acid sequence MRNIKEAQFSKPMRSDPSQMDPNFWCNYHGTNGHQTGDCRHLHEKVVTLLKNNHLRECFSDRAKNNYDLSRDNAEPHKEGEDPPRLTINMIFGGNEIKGSSTNIIQWRVLEQAKLIRSIILATKLLGGFNVASVTTRGEILLPTNVKGVMKKTLFEVVDNDMGYNIILERPWLHEMKGVPSIYHQLLKFPTPERDKQIIGDQPITREMNAISVSNSKGKENAT; translated from the exons ATGAGGAATATTAAAGAAGCACAATTTTCGAAGCCAATGAGATCGGATCCTAGCCAAATGGATCCTAATTTCTGGTGCAATTACCATGGGACAAACGGTCACCAGACTGGGGACTGCCGGCATCTGCATGAAAAGGTGGTGACATTGCTGAAAAACAACCATCTCAGAGAATGTTTTAGTGATCGGGCTAAAAACAATTACGACCTTAGTCGTGATAACGCGGAGCCTCACAAAGAAGGAGAGGATCCTCCACGTTTGACAATCAATATGATTTTCGGGGGGAACGAGATTAAAG GAAGTTCGACCAATATTATCCAGTGGAGAGTGTTGGAGCAAGCTAAGCTCATCAGAAGTATCATTTTGGCCACAAAACTTCTCGGCGGGTTCAATGTGGCAAGCGTGACAACCCGGGGAGAGATCCTGCTGCCCACGAATGTCAAGGGGGTGATGAAGAAGACCCTTTTCGAGGTAGTGGACAACGATATGGGTTACAATATCATCCTGGAgagaccatggttgcacgagatgaaggGTGTGCCATCAATATATCATCAGTTACTGAAGTTCCCAACTCCCGAGAGAGATAAACAAATAATAGGTGACCAACCGAtaacaagggagatgaatgcaatatctGTTTCcaatagcaaagggaaggagAATGCGACATAG